Proteins from a genomic interval of Onychostoma macrolepis isolate SWU-2019 chromosome 17, ASM1243209v1, whole genome shotgun sequence:
- the LOC131522895 gene encoding coiled-coil domain-containing protein 9B yields the protein MQHQEHHIMFMDFCEDGHYLLEDDSPTEMMMMKKEHKDAELDKKIEALRKKNEALMKRYQEVEEDKKRAEQEGMSLHSRKGKTDDLTITINKSSNDQRVVTKRPGSGGLRDGEQEKDPGSSVFCIGRGKRRQLLVTTPGNIKGKRVFGERKDRNRPVSPARLKSCAEEELESNNTRAKPRPPSAKRVTEDDTGKPDQWSRCEDSYVVPVTEAVADLNLVTSKEEQLEYLRWKKEREEIDRERVARHKNAKGQWRRAWDMEKTDLMFSEKEHGGTSNRGGRNTRRGNMRAEEGRQHASDRKGKCVPVVGSKAKGKDRLTGRARRWDAKEQEEHLQVYPESSLQEFLEELDALCAPEEENVNPETGIENTKPRASEDSSKTTGVKTPDGTAEQNGRVSTESALKATEKRVRFSENLDKNGTETPSQVENGPVEEDRRTLVQDDSECIPEEQENHVEKLNPLSEGSAIEAGEASYPKAGDVRISAEPDEKQPVEHSKSCSNRGNEELMDSSLSVLNLEPGESLPDHSTSADMARENGKVV from the exons ATGCAGCACCAGGAGCATCACATCATGTTCATGGACTTCTGTGAGGACGGACACTATCTGCTGGAGGACGAT AGTCCCACagaaatgatgatgatgaagaaggAACACAAGGACGCAGAGCTGGATAAAAAGATCGAGGCCTTACGGAAGAAAAATGAAGCACTTATGAAACGCTACCAG GAAGTGGAGGAGGATAAAAAGCGGGCGGAGCAGGAAGGGATGTCACTCCACAGCAGGAAGGGAAAGACTGATGATCTGACCATCACCATCAACAAATCCTCAAAC GATCAGCGTGTGGTGACGAAGCGCCCGGGCTCCGGAGGACTGAGAGACGGAGAGCAGGAGAAGGATCCGGGATCGAGCGTCTTCTGCATCGGGAGAGGAAAGAGACGGCAGCTGCTCGTCACAACACCCGGAAACATCAAG GGGAAGAGGGTGTTCGGCGAAAGAAAGGACAGAAACCGGCCCGTGAGTCCAGCGAGGTTAAAGTCCTGTGCTGAGGAAGAGCTGGAGTCCAACAACACACGAGCAAAACCGCGACCTCCATCTGCAAAGAGAGTCACGGAG GATGACACTGGAAAACCGGATCAATGGAGTCGATGTGAGGACTCGTATGTTGTCCCG GTCACAGAGGCCGTCGCTGACCTGAACCTCGTCACGTCCAAAGAAGAGCAGCTGGAGTATCTGCGGTGGAAGAAGGAGCGCGAGGAGATCGACCGCGAGCGTGTGGCCCGACACAAAAACGCCAAAGGCCAGTGGAGGAGAGCCTGGGACATGGAGAAAACCGATTTGAT GTTCTCTGAAAAGGAACATGGAGGAACATCAAACAGAG GAGGTCGAAACACCAGAAGAGGAAATATGAGAGCAGAAGAAg GTCGACAGCATGCATCAGACAGGAAGGGGAAGTGTGTTCCAGTGGTGGGCAGTAAAGCGAAGGGTAAAGACCGTCTGACGGGTCGAGCGAGGAG GTGGGACGCTAAAGAGCAAGAGGAGCATTTGCag GTGTATCCAGAGAGCAGTTTGCAGGAGTTTTTAGAGGAACTCGACGCTCTTTGCGCTCCTGAGGAGGAGAACGTCAATCCAGAGACTGGCATTGAAAACACAAAGCCACGTGCATCTGAAGACTCATCCAAAACAACCGGAGTCAAGACCCCCGACGGGACGGCAGAGCAGAACGGACGTGTTTCTACAGAATCCGCTCTCAAAGCCACCGAGAAAAGGGTCCGATTTTCTGAAAACCTCGACAAGAACGGTACAGAAACACCTTCACAGGTCGAGAACGGCCCTGTAGAAGAAGACAGACGAACACTGGTGCAAGACGACAGCGAATGTATCCCGGAGGAGCAGGAAAACCATGTGGAGAAACTGAATCCGCTCAGTGAAGGAAGTGCAATTGAAGCCGGTGAGGCGTCGTATCCCAAAGCCGGAGATGTTCGTATATCGGCAGAACCGGACGAGAAGCAACCTGTCGAACACAGCAAGAGCTGCTCAAACAGAGGGAACG AAGAACTGATGGACTCGAGTCTGTCTGTCCTGAATCTGGAGCCGGGCGAATCTCTTCCCGACCACAGCACCAGCGCTGATATG gcAAGAGAGAATGGGAAAGTGGTTTAG